From Sparus aurata chromosome 9, fSpaAur1.1, whole genome shotgun sequence, a single genomic window includes:
- the LOC115587631 gene encoding ras-related protein Rab-17, which yields MGDDHQQVPGGAQLHRNTLSRPVRTFRVKMVLLGSSGVGKSSLALRFVKDEFRNTSPTVGCAYLTRVVHLNHATLRFEIWDTAGQEKYHSVTPLYYRGAHAALLVYDISKRETFIRAQVWLKELQTHYIPGSTVIWLVGNKGDLEEVRQVSAQEGQNLADEKGLLFTETSALSGEQISELLLDVAHRVYECIGAQQGGLSEWQETPFVHMHHRNTSNPLASCCKVGP from the exons ATGGGGGACGATCACCAACAGGTGCCGGGAGGAGCCCAGCTCCACAGGAACACTTTGAGCAGACCAGTTCGGACCTTCAGGGTTAAGATGGTTCTGCTGGGCAGCTCTGGAGTGGGAAAGTCCAGTCTGGCACTGCGATTTGTCAAGGATGAGTTCAGGAACACATCACCGACTGTAGGCT GTGCCTACCTGACCCGGGTGGTCCATCTGAATCACGCCACCCTTCGCTTTGAGATCTGGGACACGGCCGGTCAGGAGAAATACCACAGCGTGACCCCACTTTACTACAGAGGAGCTCACGCTGCGCTGCTGGTCTACGACATCAGCAAAAGG GAAACATTTATCAGAGCTCAGGTTTGGCTCAAAGAGCTCCAGACACATTACATTCCAGGATCGACGGTCATATGGCTGGTGGGCAACAAGGGAGATCTGGAAGAGGTTCGACAAGTCTCAGCACAG GAAGGACAGAATCTGGCCGATGAGAAGGGATTACTCTTCACAGAGACATCAGCGCTGTCAGGGGAACAAATCAGTGAGCTGCTTCTGGATGTAG CCCACAGAGTGTACGAGTGCATCGGAGCGCAGCAGGGAGGTCTGTCGGAGTGGCAGGAGACACCGTTTGTGCATATGCATCATCGAAACACATCCAATCCTCTCGCATCCTGCTGCAAAGTCGGACCCTGA